In the Pseudomonas sp. DTU_2021_1001937_2_SI_NGA_ILE_001 genome, one interval contains:
- a CDS encoding PAAR domain-containing protein — MPFVVREGDPTTSGGFVLAGSASEAIDLFRIARMGDPVWCPACREVGYIAQGNPTWVDGQVAVATHGHRISCGCKAGSNSVKASQQQFKADMEATIDIPADMAENARAQAERLTREIKEGCYPQRVMRTMTTS, encoded by the coding sequence ATGCCATTCGTAGTCAGGGAAGGCGACCCCACCACAAGCGGCGGTTTCGTGCTGGCAGGGTCCGCCAGCGAGGCCATCGACCTGTTTCGCATTGCCCGCATGGGCGACCCGGTCTGGTGCCCGGCGTGCCGTGAAGTCGGCTACATCGCCCAGGGCAACCCCACCTGGGTCGACGGGCAGGTCGCCGTAGCCACCCACGGTCACCGTATATCCTGCGGCTGCAAGGCTGGCAGCAATAGCGTCAAGGCTTCGCAACAGCAGTTCAAGGCCGACATGGAAGCCACCATCGACATTCCCGCCGACATGGCCGAGAACGCCCGTGCCCAGGCCGAGCGCCTGACCCGGGAAATCAAGGAAGGCTGCTACCCTCAGCGCGTCATGCGTACCATGACGACATCCTGA